A part of Maridesulfovibrio hydrothermalis AM13 = DSM 14728 genomic DNA contains:
- the atpD gene encoding F0F1 ATP synthase subunit beta — protein sequence MEHKYSGEVISVRGSVVDVRFSGEIPPLLSVLYSDGDRKVTLEVADHLNINSVRSIAMTPTGGLARGDVVVSDGNTLQAPVGEELLGRVLNVFGEPVDGRDLPEGIEQRSIHNPPIELSRRVVSEDIFMTGIKVIDLLMPLEKGGKAGLFGGAGVGKTVLITELINNTVGSHSGISIFCGIGERCREGEELYREMGDAGVLDNTVMVFGQMNEPPGARFRTGHTALTIAEYFRDDQGKDVLLLIDNIFRFIQAGMELSGLLGRLPSRMGYQPTLGSDLAELEERISTSRSGAITSIQAVYVPADDLTDPAATHTFSHLSSSIVLSRKRAGEGFYPAIDPLESRSMMLSPAIVGQRHYDVAREVRRTLSLYDDLKDIIAMLGLEELSREDRLTVSRARKLERFMTQPFNTTRHFTGMEGCIVSLADTVDGCERILNDEFQNISERDFYMIGSIGEVGK from the coding sequence ATGGAACACAAATATTCTGGTGAAGTTATCTCTGTGCGGGGAAGCGTTGTTGATGTCCGTTTTTCCGGTGAAATCCCTCCTTTGCTTTCAGTTTTATATTCAGATGGAGATCGCAAAGTTACTTTGGAAGTTGCCGATCATTTGAATATCAACTCTGTCAGGTCTATTGCTATGACCCCGACCGGCGGGCTTGCCCGTGGTGATGTTGTCGTCAGTGATGGCAATACTTTGCAGGCTCCGGTCGGTGAAGAGCTTCTTGGCAGGGTGCTCAATGTTTTCGGCGAGCCTGTGGACGGGCGTGATCTGCCTGAAGGGATTGAGCAGCGTTCCATTCATAATCCTCCCATTGAACTTTCCAGACGTGTTGTTTCCGAAGATATTTTTATGACCGGAATCAAAGTTATTGACTTGCTTATGCCTCTTGAAAAGGGGGGCAAGGCCGGTCTTTTCGGCGGGGCCGGTGTAGGCAAGACCGTTCTGATTACCGAGCTGATCAATAATACGGTGGGTAGTCACAGCGGGATAAGTATTTTTTGCGGTATTGGTGAGCGCTGCCGCGAGGGTGAAGAGCTTTACCGCGAAATGGGTGATGCCGGTGTTCTGGACAATACGGTGATGGTTTTTGGACAGATGAACGAACCGCCGGGGGCCAGATTTCGGACCGGTCATACTGCACTCACTATTGCTGAGTATTTTCGTGATGATCAGGGTAAAGATGTACTCTTGCTTATAGATAATATTTTCAGGTTCATTCAGGCGGGGATGGAGCTTTCGGGACTGCTGGGCCGTCTGCCTTCACGTATGGGGTATCAGCCTACGCTTGGATCAGATCTGGCCGAACTTGAGGAGCGCATTTCTACCAGCAGGTCGGGCGCGATAACTTCTATTCAGGCTGTATACGTTCCTGCCGATGATCTTACTGATCCTGCTGCAACTCATACTTTTTCTCATCTGTCATCATCAATAGTCCTGTCCCGCAAGCGGGCGGGGGAGGGGTTTTATCCCGCTATTGATCCCCTTGAATCCCGTTCAATGATGTTATCGCCGGCTATTGTAGGTCAGCGGCACTATGATGTTGCCCGTGAAGTGCGGCGTACTCTTTCTCTTTATGATGACCTCAAAGACATTATTGCCATGCTGGGGCTTGAAGAGTTGTCCCGCGAGGATCGGTTGACGGTCTCACGGGCGCGCAAGCTGGAGCGTTTTATGACTCAGCCGTTTAATACCACGAGACATTTTACCGGCATGGAAGGGTGTATTGTCTCCCTTGCAGACACCGTTGACGGGTGTGAGCGTATTTTAAACGATGAATTTCAAAATATCTCTGAGCGTGATTTTTACATGATCGGTTCTATCGGGGAGGTGGGTAAATGA
- the recQ gene encoding DNA helicase RecQ, producing the protein MNNTSRRMPLDVLQQTYGYESFKGIQENVINRIMNGGNAVVFMPTGGGKSACYQIPAILREGVGIVISPLIALMRDQVAALTQMGVRAACLNSSISGQEANHIIHELHSGNMDLLYVAPERLGQPGFIEMLEGIKIALIAIDEAHCVAQWGHDFRPDYLRLGIFAEKFPRVPRLALTATADGPTRKEILYRLSFSDDDIFSTGFDRPNIRYTVIPKEQEKRQLLDFIKNDHFAECGIVYRMSRKKVESTAAWLCKHGINALPYHAGLDVQTRDANQARFMSEDGIVMVATIAFGMGIDKPDVRYVAHLDLPKTIESYYQETGRAGRDGLPAEAWMSVGIQDMGFLKRMIMSGNAPDERKALELRKLNALLAYCESPCCLRQSLLAYFGEELKEPCGNCFTCINPPSTFDGTIAAQKALSNIYRTEQMYGANYLIDILIGKDNKRISAQGHDKISTYGIGKDFTHDEWLSIHRQLVSQGLVDVDMEGYGSLKLNSKSWEILKKQREVPLRKDPVLAKSKTRKSRNKLVIGDANSPSLSTPEAKKLLDSLRALRTQLAQEQQVPSYVIFADKTLLELACYRPESTSELYAVSGLGDQKVFRYGTAIVETLLKHQQEHGRPDDLTPIAASKVKEVPSQITKKDKAEVSSSALETLELFEDIQDIEKVAEERSIKPATVYAHLTSCVKAEKINITDVVDFDKPELDCLYDTIKLYESEGFMQLSPIYNALCGNYSFELLRMVKASM; encoded by the coding sequence ATGAATAACACTTCCCGGCGCATGCCTCTTGACGTACTTCAACAAACTTACGGCTACGAATCTTTCAAAGGAATTCAGGAAAACGTAATCAACCGCATCATGAACGGCGGCAATGCCGTTGTTTTCATGCCTACAGGCGGCGGTAAATCAGCCTGTTACCAGATTCCGGCAATATTACGTGAAGGTGTGGGCATAGTAATTTCACCACTCATTGCACTCATGCGCGATCAGGTGGCCGCGCTCACTCAAATGGGCGTCCGGGCGGCGTGTCTGAATTCATCCATTTCCGGGCAGGAAGCCAATCATATCATCCACGAACTTCATAGCGGCAATATGGATCTGCTCTATGTTGCCCCGGAAAGACTTGGTCAGCCCGGATTCATTGAAATGCTCGAGGGCATAAAAATAGCACTCATCGCAATTGATGAGGCACATTGCGTTGCTCAATGGGGTCACGATTTCAGACCTGACTACTTACGGCTTGGAATATTTGCAGAAAAATTCCCCCGCGTCCCCAGACTTGCCCTGACTGCAACGGCTGACGGCCCCACCCGCAAAGAAATTCTCTACCGCCTCTCATTCAGTGATGATGATATTTTTTCCACAGGATTTGACCGGCCCAACATACGCTACACGGTTATCCCTAAAGAACAGGAGAAAAGACAGCTACTTGATTTCATTAAAAACGATCATTTTGCCGAATGCGGCATAGTCTATCGCATGAGCCGCAAAAAGGTCGAATCGACAGCGGCATGGCTATGCAAACATGGTATAAATGCTCTCCCCTATCACGCAGGACTGGACGTACAGACCCGTGACGCAAATCAGGCCCGCTTCATGTCCGAAGACGGAATTGTCATGGTGGCAACCATCGCTTTCGGCATGGGTATAGATAAACCGGATGTACGCTACGTGGCTCATCTGGATCTGCCTAAAACCATCGAGTCGTACTATCAAGAGACAGGGCGCGCCGGACGTGACGGACTACCGGCCGAAGCATGGATGTCAGTCGGGATTCAGGACATGGGTTTTCTAAAACGCATGATAATGTCCGGCAATGCTCCTGATGAACGCAAGGCTTTAGAACTTCGCAAGCTAAATGCACTTCTGGCTTATTGCGAATCACCATGCTGCCTGCGCCAGTCACTTCTTGCCTACTTCGGTGAAGAACTGAAAGAACCATGCGGGAACTGCTTCACCTGCATCAATCCGCCCTCTACATTTGATGGAACTATTGCGGCCCAGAAAGCCCTCTCAAATATTTACCGCACTGAACAAATGTACGGGGCCAACTATCTGATCGACATACTTATCGGCAAGGATAACAAAAGAATCTCCGCGCAAGGCCATGACAAAATCAGCACATACGGAATCGGAAAAGATTTCACTCACGATGAATGGCTGTCCATACACCGTCAGCTTGTATCACAGGGCCTTGTAGATGTTGATATGGAGGGATACGGATCACTGAAACTGAATAGCAAAAGCTGGGAGATTCTTAAAAAACAAAGAGAAGTGCCGCTACGCAAAGATCCGGTTCTGGCCAAATCTAAAACACGCAAATCACGCAACAAGCTGGTCATAGGCGACGCAAACAGCCCCTCGCTGAGTACGCCGGAAGCTAAAAAACTGCTTGACTCTCTTCGCGCACTCAGAACTCAGCTGGCACAGGAACAGCAAGTCCCTTCATATGTTATTTTTGCTGATAAAACTCTTCTGGAACTTGCATGCTACCGACCGGAATCAACAAGTGAACTATACGCCGTCAGCGGTCTGGGGGACCAAAAGGTATTCAGATATGGCACGGCAATAGTTGAAACTCTCCTGAAACATCAGCAGGAGCATGGCAGACCTGACGATCTTACCCCCATTGCTGCATCTAAAGTCAAAGAAGTTCCATCTCAAATAACCAAAAAAGATAAAGCAGAAGTCTCTTCATCCGCTCTGGAAACACTGGAACTATTCGAAGATATTCAAGATATTGAAAAAGTAGCAGAAGAGCGGTCTATAAAACCTGCGACTGTATACGCCCACCTGACATCATGTGTAAAAGCAGAGAAAATTAATATCACCGATGTGGTGGATTTTGATAAACCTGAACTGGACTGCCTATATGACACAATTAAACTGTACGAATCAGAAGGATTTATGCAGCTAAGCCCAATCTACAATGCGCTATGTGGCAACTATTCCTTTGAATTGCTCAGAATGGTCAAAGCATCAATGTAA
- a CDS encoding type II toxin-antitoxin system RelE/ParE family toxin, with translation MRVKWLKGAMRDLDMEVSYLAQEDIDLARKTYSYIRDRVDLIGDFPKSGRPGRVAGTRELVLDRYPYIIPYRVKNNIVEVLRVFHTSRRLPRKWDAV, from the coding sequence ATGCGCGTTAAGTGGCTTAAGGGCGCAATGCGAGATCTCGATATGGAAGTATCCTATCTGGCGCAGGAGGATATCGATCTAGCTAGAAAGACTTATTCTTATATAAGAGACCGGGTTGATTTAATAGGTGATTTCCCGAAATCCGGGCGGCCCGGTAGAGTTGCCGGTACTCGCGAATTGGTACTGGACAGATATCCATACATCATCCCATACCGTGTAAAAAATAATATTGTAGAAGTGTTACGTGTTTTTCATACCAGTCGAAGATTGCCTCGTAAATGGGATGCTGTTTGA
- a CDS encoding CopG family ribbon-helix-helix protein, with protein MPTKQISIRTRPELIVKLDELAGATKRSRSYLVNQAMEEFVERETWQITEIQKALKEADAEDFATESELDILDEKWKRNAR; from the coding sequence ATGCCGACAAAGCAGATTTCAATTCGTACCAGACCGGAATTAATTGTAAAGTTAGATGAATTGGCCGGAGCAACAAAGAGAAGTAGATCTTATTTGGTAAATCAGGCAATGGAAGAATTTGTTGAGCGAGAGACATGGCAGATTACTGAAATTCAAAAAGCATTGAAAGAAGCAGATGCAGAAGATTTTGCCACTGAATCAGAGCTTGATATTTTAGATGAAAAGTGGAAGAGAAATGCGCGTTAA
- a CDS encoding L-serine ammonia-lyase, translating into MESLRELYRVGVGPSSSHTMGPRMAAEKFLETHPDSCQYRVTLYESLAATGKGHLTDWAVLSVLNESRTEILWKAEERMPEHPNGMLFEALDENGSVTGSWKVYSVGGGAIREEGAGRVNANPVYDLSLIGSIMDHCQDKGITYWEYAEQCEGPELWDFLREIWKVMEESLERGLDAEGVLPGSIGLRRQAKSYYRRTRHAGPDMQLTGMTTAYALAVSEENAAGGVIVTAPTCGSCGIVPATLKYLKELYDLNENDLIRALATAGVFGNVIKTNASISGAEVGCQGEVGSACAMASAAATQLMGGTLRQIEYAAEMGLEHHLGLTCDPVDGLVQIPCIERNACAATRALARAQMSILSDGTHRIPFDEVVSVMKETGHDLPSLYRETSSGGLAKAYNARSKGK; encoded by the coding sequence ATGGAATCGCTAAGAGAGTTGTACCGGGTCGGGGTCGGACCATCTTCGAGTCATACTATGGGACCGAGGATGGCGGCGGAAAAATTTTTAGAAACTCATCCTGACTCCTGTCAGTATCGGGTTACTCTTTATGAAAGTCTTGCAGCAACTGGAAAAGGGCATTTGACCGACTGGGCTGTTCTTAGCGTTTTAAATGAATCACGGACTGAGATTCTTTGGAAGGCAGAAGAACGTATGCCGGAACATCCCAATGGAATGCTCTTTGAGGCTCTTGATGAAAACGGATCAGTGACGGGATCATGGAAAGTCTACAGTGTCGGCGGCGGCGCAATTCGTGAAGAAGGGGCCGGAAGAGTAAATGCAAACCCTGTTTATGATTTGAGTCTCATAGGCTCTATCATGGATCACTGCCAAGACAAGGGGATCACCTACTGGGAGTATGCTGAACAGTGTGAAGGTCCGGAGCTATGGGATTTCCTGCGTGAAATATGGAAAGTCATGGAAGAATCGCTTGAGCGTGGACTTGATGCTGAAGGCGTGCTGCCCGGTTCCATAGGATTGAGGCGTCAGGCAAAATCATACTACCGCAGAACGCGGCACGCAGGGCCTGATATGCAGCTTACGGGGATGACCACAGCTTACGCTCTGGCCGTTTCTGAGGAAAATGCCGCCGGCGGGGTTATAGTGACCGCTCCTACATGTGGATCATGCGGCATTGTTCCGGCAACTCTTAAATATTTAAAAGAGCTGTATGATCTCAATGAGAATGACTTGATCCGTGCTTTGGCGACAGCCGGTGTTTTCGGTAATGTGATCAAAACCAATGCTTCTATTTCAGGAGCGGAGGTCGGTTGTCAGGGGGAAGTCGGTTCAGCCTGTGCTATGGCTTCAGCAGCAGCGACTCAGCTCATGGGCGGAACTCTGCGGCAGATTGAATATGCGGCGGAAATGGGCCTTGAGCATCATCTGGGTCTGACCTGTGATCCCGTGGACGGACTGGTACAGATTCCCTGTATTGAGCGCAATGCCTGTGCCGCAACACGTGCTCTTGCCAGAGCGCAGATGTCTATTCTTTCTGATGGAACACACCGTATTCCATTTGATGAAGTTGTATCAGTCATGAAAGAAACCGGCCACGATTTACCAAGCCTATACCGCGAAACATCAAGCGGCGGACTGGCCAAAGCCTATAACGCACGAAGCAAGGGCAAATAA
- a CDS encoding arsenate reductase ArsC — protein MDKINILFLCTGNSCRSQMAEGWTRHLKNEQINVYSAGIETHGLNPDAVKVMSEAGVDISGQQSKHINEFKDIPIDVVVTVCSHAHETCPFFPGGCKVVHIGFDDPPRMAKAVAEKGGSEDEQLECYRRVRDEIRGFVETIPEALVD, from the coding sequence TTGGATAAGATAAATATTTTGTTTTTATGTACTGGAAATTCATGTCGCAGTCAGATGGCTGAAGGCTGGACCAGACATCTTAAAAATGAGCAGATAAACGTCTATTCTGCCGGAATTGAAACTCACGGACTTAACCCTGATGCAGTGAAAGTTATGAGCGAAGCCGGAGTTGATATTTCCGGTCAGCAATCAAAGCATATCAACGAATTTAAAGATATTCCTATTGATGTAGTAGTGACTGTGTGCAGTCATGCACACGAAACATGTCCTTTTTTTCCCGGTGGATGCAAAGTTGTTCATATCGGGTTTGATGATCCTCCGCGAATGGCAAAAGCAGTAGCAGAGAAGGGGGGATCTGAAGATGAGCAGTTAGAATGTTACCGCAGGGTCCGCGACGAGATCAGGGGCTTTGTGGAGACGATTCCTGAAGCGTTGGTTGATTGA
- a CDS encoding ABC transporter substrate-binding protein yields MVKRTVFMFFIISLLISSRTVYAKPKVLLIESYHSDNQWDIDLIEGLESILQDKVEIVTFQMDTKRLKKDKYLERADMAWDFYLKCNPDIVVLADDNALKYLGKRFLSTSTPVVYMGINNNPRKYIPISRNITGVLERPLYKRTIKYLKYLLYIGEGKVLILLDEGTTAKAFMESVFYNSDSMLISGVQTDIKLISSFSNWKRVVQDARDDGYKAIVIGLYHRVFDEHEHVASEEVLHWTSSNSPVPLFAFWDMSVGKGKAIGGMVLNGEEQGIAAGRIVLEILGGKPVEKIRPVIPEQGKFVFSRSELARWKIRLPYKIKEKSQFVE; encoded by the coding sequence ATGGTTAAGCGTACGGTGTTCATGTTTTTCATTATATCGCTCTTGATCAGTTCCAGAACTGTTTATGCAAAGCCTAAGGTCTTGCTTATTGAAAGTTATCATTCAGATAATCAGTGGGATATTGATCTTATAGAAGGACTTGAATCAATCCTGCAGGATAAAGTAGAAATTGTTACTTTCCAGATGGATACCAAGCGTCTGAAGAAGGATAAATATCTTGAGCGTGCAGATATGGCATGGGATTTTTATTTAAAATGCAATCCTGATATTGTTGTTCTTGCTGACGATAATGCATTGAAGTATCTTGGCAAACGATTTTTAAGTACCAGTACTCCTGTTGTCTATATGGGGATTAATAATAATCCTCGGAAGTATATACCGATCAGCAGGAATATTACGGGAGTTCTTGAAAGACCTCTGTATAAAAGGACCATCAAGTATTTAAAATATTTATTGTATATCGGTGAAGGGAAGGTACTCATACTTCTTGATGAAGGAACAACTGCAAAAGCATTTATGGAATCTGTTTTTTACAATTCAGATAGTATGCTGATAAGCGGAGTTCAGACTGATATAAAATTAATATCTTCATTTTCTAACTGGAAAAGAGTTGTGCAGGATGCTCGTGATGACGGATACAAGGCTATTGTCATAGGGTTGTATCATCGCGTGTTTGATGAACATGAGCATGTAGCAAGTGAAGAAGTGCTCCACTGGACTTCATCTAATTCTCCTGTACCGTTGTTCGCTTTTTGGGATATGAGTGTGGGGAAAGGTAAAGCTATCGGCGGAATGGTGCTCAACGGTGAAGAACAGGGGATAGCAGCAGGCAGAATTGTGCTGGAGATTTTAGGTGGAAAGCCTGTTGAAAAAATAAGACCGGTAATACCGGAACAGGGTAAATTTGTATTCAGCCGGTCCGAATTAGCCAGATGGAAAATAAGATTGCCGTATAAGATTAAAGAGAAGAGTCAGTTTGTTGAGTGA
- a CDS encoding universal stress protein, translating into MDTINMKMLVAFDGSENSFKAINYVGGVARNCAGCEIVLLYVERLPDKDLFSDDKSWKDQCEKNEHDITIKLTEARKKLVSMGVSEEEVEVEYFASCKSPFHETDVCSTGRSIGMDILRLREEGGYGTIVIGRRGVSKAEEFLFGSVSTKVVQSAVDCTVWVVS; encoded by the coding sequence ATGGATACTATTAATATGAAAATGCTGGTTGCTTTTGACGGCTCAGAAAATTCATTTAAAGCCATAAATTATGTCGGCGGAGTTGCCAGAAATTGTGCAGGCTGTGAAATAGTTCTTTTATATGTGGAAAGGCTGCCGGATAAGGATTTGTTTTCAGATGATAAGTCATGGAAGGATCAGTGTGAGAAAAATGAACATGATATTACCATAAAGCTTACTGAAGCCAGAAAAAAACTGGTGAGTATGGGGGTTTCGGAGGAAGAGGTTGAAGTTGAGTATTTCGCAAGTTGCAAGTCTCCATTTCACGAAACGGATGTCTGTTCAACCGGTCGCAGCATTGGGATGGATATTTTAAGACTTAGAGAGGAAGGAGGTTATGGAACCATTGTAATCGGCAGGCGCGGAGTCAGTAAAGCTGAAGAATTTTTGTTTGGCTCTGTTTCTACAAAAGTAGTTCAGTCAGCGGTGGATTGCACAGTTTGGGTTGTAAGTTAG
- the rsgA gene encoding ribosome small subunit-dependent GTPase A, with translation MNHKQYSLIELGWKSAFKDQLSAEDIVKTLPARVTMTHRGHLVVSNGESEHLLQIAEKGIGSLSVQPTVGDWLLLDKETLIPERLLDRTSLLQRMGPGQDVKLQPIAANIDTLFIVSSCNSEFNLNRLERYICLALEAGINFVLVLTKADLTSEANEYRKKALKLFSKMPVVTVNSRDSKSVTALHKWFKQGETVVLLGSSGVGKTTLLNTINGTSTEKTGAIRETDDRGRHTTTTRSLHVMPSGALLIDVPGIRELQLHDCHAGIDKAFPEVVSATQMCRFSDCSHSKEPGCAVREALEDGTIDIRRLNNFSKLKEEADKNMEIIAEKKKRAASKKKRYPRKWRK, from the coding sequence TTGAATCATAAACAATACTCATTAATTGAACTGGGCTGGAAATCAGCTTTCAAAGACCAGTTATCTGCCGAAGACATTGTAAAGACCCTTCCCGCACGAGTGACCATGACTCATCGGGGACACCTTGTTGTTTCAAATGGTGAATCTGAACACCTGCTGCAAATTGCGGAGAAAGGCATCGGCAGTCTAAGTGTACAACCCACCGTCGGAGACTGGCTGCTGCTGGACAAGGAAACCCTCATCCCGGAAAGACTTCTGGACCGCACCAGCCTGCTGCAGCGCATGGGGCCGGGGCAAGATGTTAAACTTCAGCCCATTGCTGCCAATATTGATACACTTTTCATCGTATCTTCCTGCAATTCTGAGTTTAATCTGAACCGTCTTGAAAGATATATATGCCTTGCTCTGGAGGCCGGAATAAACTTTGTTCTGGTCCTGACCAAGGCAGATCTTACCAGTGAAGCAAACGAATACCGGAAAAAAGCATTGAAACTTTTTAGCAAAATGCCTGTTGTCACAGTCAACAGCCGGGACTCCAAAAGCGTCACAGCTCTCCACAAATGGTTTAAACAAGGCGAAACAGTAGTTCTGCTTGGTTCATCAGGAGTAGGTAAAACCACTCTGCTAAATACTATTAACGGTACATCCACAGAAAAAACCGGAGCCATTCGCGAAACGGATGACAGAGGCAGGCATACGACAACGACCCGTTCGCTCCATGTTATGCCTTCCGGCGCTCTTCTGATTGATGTCCCGGGAATTCGTGAACTGCAACTTCACGATTGCCATGCCGGAATCGATAAAGCTTTTCCCGAAGTGGTTTCAGCCACACAGATGTGCAGATTCTCAGATTGCAGCCACAGTAAAGAACCGGGCTGCGCGGTGCGCGAAGCTCTTGAAGACGGCACAATTGATATTCGAAGACTCAATAATTTTTCTAAGCTCAAAGAGGAAGCTGACAAGAATATGGAAATTATTGCAGAAAAAAAGAAACGGGCCGCAAGCAAGAAGAAAAGATATCCAAGAAAATGGCGAAAATAA
- a CDS encoding esterase-like activity of phytase family protein: MLKKIIVAGATLVLSAGIVFASDLKIEKYEIDTPLKFNVPYNGVNAAEFSDGFPIGIGSGMTYIGVGKDGTRFFYAIGDRGPNADSPKVLVDGKKVPSKVFPAPDFTPSYGALGLKDGKVTLLSTIEIKDIKGRNISGRPIPPGTVGSTGEIPLSDSYKTLDYDREGLDTEGIAIDRKDGNLWICDEYGPFIAKMNVNTGQLIKKYAPGDGLPAIIGKRQPNRGMEGIAVTPSNMVLGAVQSICDIDGNVAKSKAPFTRLVLLNPETGETKMFAYPVDVEAYNRCKDVKIGDLHAVSDTEFLIVEQGKGKGGLRNLIYLIDINDATDLTGKTTVDGKELEAVSGIAELDSLGIKMVTKKKIISLREHGWKPSKAEGLALLPDMRTLAVCSDNDFGFGSVTIDPAIDNNGKPVKKSKSYVLDDGTLTYDGQEVATSFKLEPTGEKAGFWMIRLPKKISQY, from the coding sequence ATGCTTAAGAAGATAATTGTTGCCGGTGCTACTCTCGTTCTGAGTGCCGGAATTGTTTTTGCGTCTGATCTGAAAATTGAAAAATACGAAATTGATACTCCTTTGAAGTTTAATGTTCCTTATAATGGAGTGAATGCTGCTGAATTTTCCGATGGTTTTCCCATAGGAATCGGCTCCGGTATGACTTATATCGGTGTGGGTAAAGATGGAACCCGTTTTTTCTATGCTATTGGTGATCGTGGTCCCAATGCTGATAGCCCTAAAGTTCTGGTAGACGGCAAAAAAGTTCCTTCCAAGGTTTTTCCAGCTCCGGATTTTACCCCCTCTTATGGCGCACTTGGTCTGAAGGATGGTAAAGTCACTCTGCTCAGCACCATTGAAATTAAAGATATCAAGGGCAGAAATATTTCCGGTCGTCCTATTCCCCCCGGAACAGTCGGGTCCACCGGAGAAATTCCTCTTTCAGATTCCTACAAAACTCTTGATTATGATCGCGAAGGGCTAGATACAGAAGGTATTGCCATTGACCGCAAGGACGGCAATTTATGGATTTGTGATGAGTACGGTCCGTTCATTGCCAAGATGAATGTCAATACCGGTCAACTTATCAAAAAATATGCTCCCGGAGATGGCCTGCCTGCGATCATAGGTAAACGCCAGCCTAACAGAGGTATGGAGGGGATTGCGGTTACGCCTTCAAATATGGTGCTTGGAGCTGTTCAGTCTATTTGTGACATTGATGGAAATGTCGCTAAAAGCAAGGCTCCTTTTACCCGTCTGGTCTTGTTGAATCCTGAAACCGGTGAAACGAAAATGTTTGCCTACCCAGTGGATGTGGAAGCATACAACAGGTGCAAAGACGTTAAAATCGGTGATCTTCATGCTGTCAGCGATACTGAGTTTTTGATTGTTGAGCAGGGTAAAGGTAAAGGTGGATTGCGCAATCTTATTTACTTGATTGATATCAACGATGCTACCGATCTGACCGGTAAAACAACTGTTGATGGTAAAGAGCTTGAAGCCGTTTCCGGTATAGCAGAACTTGATTCCCTTGGAATTAAGATGGTCACCAAGAAAAAAATTATCAGCCTGCGTGAACATGGCTGGAAGCCCAGCAAAGCGGAAGGGCTGGCCCTTTTACCTGACATGCGTACTTTGGCTGTCTGCTCTGATAATGATTTCGGTTTTGGATCAGTAACAATTGATCCCGCAATTGATAATAACGGTAAACCCGTCAAGAAATCGAAAAGCTACGTGTTAGATGATGGCACGCTGACTTATGACGGGCAGGAAGTTGCAACTTCTTTCAAGTTGGAACCTACCGGGGAGAAAGCCGGTTTCTGGATGATCAGACTGCCTAAAAAAATCAGCCAGTATTAA